One region of Zootoca vivipara chromosome 7, rZooViv1.1, whole genome shotgun sequence genomic DNA includes:
- the LOC118089240 gene encoding gastricsin-like, protein MKWVLLVLACFQLSDGLVNVLLKKGKSIREVMKEKGVLEDYLKNHKLDPAKKYIFNEYNVAYEPMAYMDASYYGEISIGTPPQNFLVLFDTGSSNLWVPSVYCNSQACTGHSRFNPSQSSTYSTNGQTFSLQYGSGNLDGFFGFDTMRLQNIVVPKQEFGLSENEPGSNFVYAQFDGILGMAYPSLAVGGATTALEGMLQQNLLSQPIFSFYLSSQPSSQYGGEVVFGGVDTRLYSGEIYWAPVTQELYWQIGIQEFSIGGRATGWCSQGCQAIVDTGTSLLTVPQQYMASFVQAVGAQQNQYGEYAVACSSVQNLPTISFNINGVSFPLPPSAYILNNNGYCTVGIEPTYLPSQNGQPLWILGDVFLRKYYSVYDMGNNRIGFAAAA, encoded by the exons ATGAAGTGGGTGCTCCTGGTTCTGGCTTGCTTCCAGCTGTCAGATGGACTAGTGAA CGTCCTTCTGAAGAAGGGCAAGTCTATCCGAGAGGTGATGAAGGAGAAGGGTGTGCTGGAAGACTACCTGAAGAACCACAAACTTGACCCAGCCAAGAAGTACATCTTCAATGAGTACAATGTTGCTTATGAACCAATGGCGTACATGGAT GCTTCTTACTATGGAGAAATCAGCATTGGAACACCACCTCAGAATTTCCTGGTGCTCTTTGACACTGGCTCTTCAAACTTGTGGGTGCCTTCTGTCTACTGCAACAGCCAGGCTTGCA CTGGTCATTCAAGATTCAATCCCAGCCAGTCCTCCACCTACTCCACTAATGGAcagaccttctccctgcaatatGGTAGCGGTAACCTTGATGGATTTTTTGGCTTTGACACCATGAGA CTCCAGAACATTGTTGTCCCTAAGCAAGAATTCGGCCTGAGTGAAAATGAACCTGGTTCCAACTTTGTTTATGCCCAGTTTGATGGCATCCTAGGGATGGCTTATCCTTCTCTTGCAGTTGGGGGTGCTACGACGGCCTTAGAGGGGATGTTGCAGCAAAACTTGCTTTCACAGCCAATCTTCAGCTTCTATCTGAGCTC CCAACCAAGCTCTCAGTATGGTGGTGAGGTTGTCTTTGGAGGTGTAGACACTCGACTGTACTCTGGAGAGATCTATTGGGCTCCAGTCACCCAAGAACTTTATTGGCAGATTGGAATTCAAGA GTTTTCTATTGGGGGAAGAGCTACTGGATGGTGCAGCCAAGGTTGCCAAGCTATTGTGGACACTGGGACATCCCTCCTCACTGTTCCTCAGCAGTACATGGCGAGTTTTGTGCAGGCTGTGGGTGCTCAGCAAAATCAGTACGGAGAG TATGCGGTTGCTTGCAGCAGTGTTCAGAATTTGCCCACCATCTCCTTCAACATCAATGGGGtttccttccctctgccccccagTGCCTACATCCTCAAT AACAATGGCTACTGCACAGTTGGGATTGAGCCCACATATCTGCCTTCCCAAAATGGACAGCCACTCTGGATCCTGGGAGATGTCTTCCTCAGGAAATACTATTCCGTCTACGACATGGGCAACAACAGGATTGGCTTTGCAGCTGCTGCCTAA
- the LOC118089242 gene encoding pepsin B-like has protein sequence MKWLILVLAFLHLSEGLERVILKKGKSIRENMKEKGVLEEFLKKHRADPALKYHWNEYNIAYEPITNNLNSFYFGEISIGTPPQNFLVLMDTGSSNLWVPSVYCNTAACGNHHRFNPSASSTYSNNGQTYTLSYGSGSLTVMLGYDTVQVQNIVVQNQEFGLSQNEPSSPFYYASFDGILGMGYPGLAVAGPTIMQQMLRQGQLSEPIFSFYFSRQPTAQYGGEMVLGGVDNRLYSGQITWTPVTREYYWQIGIQEFAIGSQATGWCSQGCQAIVDTGTFLLAVPQQYMGNFLQAVGGQEYNGEYVVNCNYVQNMPTITFVINGSQFPLPPSAYVTNNNGYCTVEIEATYLPSPTGEPLWILGDVFLKEYYSVFDMSNNRVGFAPSA, from the exons ATGAAGTGGCTGATCCTGGTCCTGGCTTTTCTccacctgtcagagggcctggagAG AGTCATTCTGAAGAAAGGgaaatccattcgggagaacatGAAGGAGAAAGGAGTGCTGGAGGAATTTCTGAAGAAACACCGTGCTGATCCTGCATTGAAATACCACTGGAATGAATACAACATTGCTTACGAACCAATAACCAACAACTTGAAT TCTTTCTACTTTGGAGAGATCAGTATTGGAACTCCACCCCAGAACTTCCTGGTTCTCATGGACACAGGTTCTTCCAATCTCTGGGTACCTTCTGTGTATTGTAATACTGCAGCCTGTG GTAACCACCACAGGTTCAACCCTAGTGCATCTTCCACTTACTCCAACAATGGACAGACCTATACCCTATCCTATGGGAGTGGTAGCTTAACTGTCATGCTAGGCTATGATACAGTGCAG GTCCAGAACATTGTCGTTCAAAACCAGGAGTTTGGCCTGAGTCAAAATGAGCCTTCCAGTCCTTTCTACTATGCCAGTTTTGATGGGATTTTAGGCATGGGTTATCCCGGCTTAGCTGTAGCAGGTCCCACCATTATGCAGCAGATGCTAAGACAAGGGCAGCTTTCCGAACCCATCTTCAGCTTCTATTTCTCCCG CCAACCAACTGCTCAATATGGAGGAGAAATGGTTTTAGGAGGTGTAGACAATCGGTTGTACTCTGGGCAAATTACTTGGACACCTGTCACCCGTGAATATTACTGGCAGATTGGTATTCAGGA GTTTGCTATTGGCAGCCAGGCTACTGGTTGGTGCAGCCAAGGCTGCCAAGCAATCGTGGACACTGGAACATTTCTACTTGCTGTCCCACAGCAGTACATGGGGAATTTCTTGCAAGCTGTAGGTGGTCAAGAATACAATGGTGAG TATGTGGTGAACTGCAACTATGTCCAGAACATGCCCACCATCACCTTCGTCATCAACGGATCCCAGTTTCCACTGCCTCCATCTGCCTATGTCACCAAT AATAATGGATATTGTACAGTTGAGATTGAGGCTACGTACTTGCCTTCTCCAACTGGGGAGCCACTGTGGATCTTGGGTGATGTCTTCCTTAAGGAGTATTATTCTGTCTTTGATATGTCCAACAACAGGGTGGGCTTTGCACCTTCAGCCtag